A part of Verrucomicrobiia bacterium genomic DNA contains:
- the tilS gene encoding tRNA lysidine(34) synthetase TilS, translating into MDKLVTKVRKNIQSHGLIQKGEAVLVAVSGGVDSMVLLDVLRQLAETDGFTILVVHFNHQLRGRAANLDEKLVQKYCVKHGVLFEAGRGDVRGLAKEKKISIEMAARELRLDFLSLVAEELRCNRVAVAHHADDQVELFFIRLFRGSGGDGLGGMEWERAFPGEESGLRLVRPLLDLDKAELLQYAKQHAVPYREDATNKDTKIFRNRIRQKLVPEIRTLFGEGVMPAIIRTMEVTSAEADLVAVEAKAWVGSAKRKLAFCKLHVAVQRQIIQQQLWSLQVAESFELIEELRTAQDVIVQVDKLTFLCRRPDGTVEKSGPKALDFNANGLEVAMVNPSGTVLFASLAITWEKEEIVGEFKRPKSSIGMEVFDVEKVGDIVRLRHWQAGDRFQPLGMAESVKLQDWFVNQKIPAERRRKLVVAEAADGRIFWVEGLRIGEQFKLDKASRQRLKWQWQAVSPR; encoded by the coding sequence GTGGACAAACTCGTCACCAAAGTAAGGAAGAATATTCAGTCGCATGGCCTGATTCAGAAGGGCGAGGCGGTGTTGGTGGCGGTTTCTGGTGGGGTGGATTCCATGGTGCTGCTGGATGTGCTCCGGCAATTGGCGGAGACGGATGGTTTCACGATCTTGGTGGTGCACTTCAATCATCAGTTGCGGGGGCGGGCGGCAAATTTGGATGAGAAGCTGGTGCAGAAGTATTGCGTGAAGCATGGAGTGCTATTTGAAGCGGGCAGGGGAGATGTAAGAGGATTGGCGAAGGAGAAAAAGATTTCCATCGAGATGGCGGCGAGAGAATTGCGATTGGATTTTCTTTCATTGGTTGCAGAAGAACTTCGCTGTAATCGTGTGGCAGTGGCGCATCATGCGGATGATCAAGTGGAGCTTTTTTTTATCCGGCTCTTTCGCGGTAGTGGTGGTGATGGATTGGGTGGTATGGAGTGGGAACGTGCTTTTCCGGGGGAAGAGAGCGGGTTGAGGCTGGTGCGTCCTTTACTGGATCTGGATAAAGCGGAGTTGTTGCAATACGCGAAGCAGCACGCGGTGCCGTATCGCGAAGATGCGACGAACAAGGATACAAAGATTTTTCGCAACCGGATCAGACAGAAACTGGTGCCGGAGATCAGGACTCTCTTTGGAGAGGGGGTGATGCCTGCTATCATCCGCACGATGGAGGTGACCTCTGCGGAAGCTGATTTGGTCGCCGTAGAAGCCAAGGCATGGGTGGGGTCAGCGAAACGAAAACTAGCGTTTTGCAAATTGCACGTTGCGGTTCAGCGGCAGATTATTCAGCAGCAGTTGTGGAGTTTGCAGGTGGCGGAGTCGTTTGAATTGATTGAGGAGCTAAGGACGGCGCAGGATGTCATTGTGCAGGTGGATAAGTTAACTTTTTTATGTCGTCGTCCTGATGGCACGGTAGAAAAGAGCGGGCCGAAAGCGTTGGATTTTAATGCAAATGGCTTGGAAGTGGCTATGGTAAATCCCAGCGGAACAGTGCTATTCGCTTCGTTGGCAATCACTTGGGAGAAAGAGGAGATAGTCGGGGAATTTAAAAGACCGAAATCGTCGATTGGAATGGAAGTCTTTGATGTGGAGAAGGTTGGGGATATTGTTCGGTTGCGGCATTGGCAGGCTGGGGATCGGTTCCAACCGTTGGGGATGGCGGAATCGGTAAAGTTACAGGACTGGTTTGTGAATCAGAAGATTCCGGCGGAGCGGAGGCGGAAGTTGGTGGTGGCTGAGGCGGCGGATGGACGGATTTTCTGGGTAGAAGGATTGCGGATCGGGGAGCAATTCAAACTCGACAAGGCTTCCCGGCAGCGGTTGAAATGGCAATGGCAAGCCGTGAGTCCGAGATAG
- a CDS encoding PSD1 and planctomycete cytochrome C domain-containing protein, with protein sequence MSTQAAVDYVKEVKPILARNCYKCHGAAEQKSEMRLDTVAFALKGGSRGPAIVPGKSSESRLIQAVRGIAPELKQMPLKMSPLSAADITTIAKWIDEGAVAPANDAPQDMYASARAHWAYQAPQRPALPEVKDKNWPKNPIDHFILAKLEEKGIKPSPEADKVTLMRRAAFDLTGLPPTLEQVEAYLANSKPKAYETWVNELIATPHYGERWARHWLDGARYADSNGYSIDAARQIWQYRDWVINAINNDLPFDRFTIEQIAGDMLPNATEAQKVATGFHRNTQINQEGGIDKEQFRIESIFDRVATTSTVFLGLTVACAQCHDHKFDPISQKEYYQLFAFFNSSDEPSLRVHNPEDQPKTEELNQKIKLAREEMAAMIKAAEPGLKEWEAELSESVRKKLKADVVKVLDLPVEKRTAEQNRVLTEAMLAGDAVYKKRAAELAKLQKEMANFDSNFTLIMAERKEPRDTFLFIKGDFTRPADKVTPGVLKVLNPLDSKKPNRLDLARWLVDRQNPLTARVTVNRIWQVYFGAGLVETENDFGSQGALPTNQPLLDWLAVEFMDSGWSQKHIHELIASSATYRQSSNVRKDLETVDPTNKLLARQNRLRLEAELVRDSALSASGMLSRKVGGPSVYPPQPDGVMSLGQMKREWTPSKGEDRYRRGMYTFFWRATPNPSLMVFDAPDSFSSCTRRPRSNTPLQALTLLNDQAYYELAHALAERVMRDGPKEDAAKIEYAFKLCTSRAPDNIERERLADLLKSEQKTFAQAPNEAKELVGAKEKFDSVQLASWMTVSRVLLNLDETITRE encoded by the coding sequence ATGTCAACTCAAGCTGCGGTGGATTACGTCAAAGAGGTCAAACCCATACTCGCCCGTAATTGCTACAAGTGTCACGGAGCTGCGGAGCAGAAATCAGAGATGAGGCTGGACACTGTCGCTTTCGCGTTGAAGGGGGGAAGCCGTGGGCCGGCCATTGTTCCCGGTAAAAGCAGTGAAAGCCGGTTGATACAAGCAGTTCGGGGCATTGCGCCGGAACTGAAGCAAATGCCATTGAAAATGTCTCCGCTATCGGCGGCAGATATTACAACCATTGCCAAGTGGATCGATGAAGGGGCGGTGGCTCCGGCGAATGATGCGCCCCAGGACATGTATGCCTCCGCCAGGGCGCACTGGGCATATCAAGCTCCGCAACGTCCGGCATTGCCGGAGGTGAAGGACAAGAATTGGCCCAAAAATCCGATCGATCATTTCATCCTCGCGAAGCTGGAGGAAAAGGGGATCAAACCTTCACCGGAAGCTGACAAGGTGACTTTGATGAGGCGAGCCGCATTTGACCTGACAGGTCTGCCGCCGACGTTAGAGCAAGTGGAAGCGTATCTGGCGAATTCAAAACCCAAGGCCTATGAAACATGGGTGAACGAATTGATCGCCACACCGCATTATGGTGAACGCTGGGCGCGGCATTGGCTGGACGGGGCCCGTTACGCGGATTCAAACGGTTACAGCATCGATGCTGCGCGGCAGATATGGCAGTACCGAGATTGGGTGATCAATGCGATAAACAATGATCTGCCCTTTGATCGATTCACCATCGAGCAGATAGCGGGAGACATGCTGCCCAATGCAACAGAGGCGCAAAAGGTGGCAACCGGATTTCATCGTAACACGCAGATCAACCAGGAAGGCGGCATCGACAAGGAGCAATTCCGGATCGAATCGATCTTTGACCGGGTGGCGACAACGAGCACTGTGTTCCTGGGGTTGACGGTGGCCTGTGCCCAATGTCACGACCACAAGTTCGATCCGATATCCCAAAAGGAATACTATCAGCTATTCGCATTTTTCAACAGCTCGGATGAACCGTCTCTCCGGGTTCACAACCCGGAAGACCAGCCTAAAACCGAAGAACTCAACCAGAAGATAAAACTGGCAAGAGAAGAGATGGCCGCGATGATAAAAGCTGCTGAGCCAGGGCTGAAGGAATGGGAGGCGGAATTAAGCGAGAGTGTGCGCAAGAAACTTAAGGCCGACGTGGTCAAAGTGCTGGATTTGCCAGTTGAGAAACGGACAGCGGAGCAGAACAGGGTTTTGACGGAAGCGATGCTGGCGGGGGATGCGGTATACAAAAAAAGGGCTGCTGAACTGGCCAAGCTCCAGAAGGAGATGGCCAATTTTGATAGCAATTTTACACTGATCATGGCTGAGCGAAAAGAACCCCGTGACACGTTTCTTTTCATCAAAGGTGATTTCACCCGGCCAGCCGACAAGGTGACGCCGGGTGTGTTAAAGGTGTTGAATCCATTAGACTCCAAGAAACCCAACCGTTTGGATCTTGCCCGATGGCTAGTGGATCGCCAGAACCCATTGACGGCGCGAGTGACGGTGAACCGCATCTGGCAGGTGTATTTCGGCGCGGGGTTGGTGGAGACAGAAAATGACTTTGGCTCACAGGGAGCGTTGCCGACTAACCAGCCATTGCTAGACTGGCTGGCGGTGGAGTTCATGGACAGTGGGTGGAGCCAAAAACATATCCACGAGTTGATAGCCAGTTCGGCGACCTACCGGCAGTCATCCAATGTGCGCAAAGACTTGGAAACGGTGGATCCGACGAACAAGTTGCTCGCACGGCAAAACCGTCTGCGGCTGGAGGCAGAACTGGTGCGGGACTCGGCGTTGTCCGCGAGCGGGATGCTTTCGCGCAAGGTGGGTGGACCGAGCGTGTATCCACCGCAGCCGGATGGTGTGATGTCATTGGGGCAGATGAAGCGGGAATGGACTCCGAGCAAGGGCGAGGACCGGTATCGCCGGGGCATGTACACCTTTTTCTGGCGGGCTACGCCCAACCCGTCGCTTATGGTGTTTGATGCGCCGGACAGCTTTAGTTCCTGTACCCGGCGTCCCCGCTCCAACACACCTTTGCAGGCGCTTACCTTGTTAAATGACCAAGCTTACTACGAGCTTGCCCATGCTTTGGCTGAACGCGTGATGCGTGATGGGCCGAAAGAGGATGCGGCGAAGATCGAGTATGCTTTCAAGCTGTGTACATCACGTGCTCCAGACAATATCGAGCGTGAACGGCTGGCGGATTTGTTGAAATCGGAGCAGAAAACGTTTGCCCAAGCACCGAATGAGGCGAAGGAACTGGTGGGGGCGAAAGAGAAGTTTGACTCCGTGCAGCTAGCGTCATGGATGACGGTGTCGCGAGTGCTGCTCAATCTGGACGAAACCATTACCCGTGAATAA
- a CDS encoding Wadjet anti-phage system protein JetA family protein, whose protein sequence is MALMSDENKSSLGAKLAPLLNGGFFRPLSRPTAAIYIDCADRLVEAADEGGQIPHDEARLLIREVIMQHPDIQLAEDEGGQFQNLNLRAGQFFNKLIEAHWLQPRRVSLDEYYVLIAPPLRRLLRVLRELGEDRPAELKDFAVTLRSICKEILSDNALDPNRLGPEEMRKTVKDLIDRAGRADDQMHAVESLVLQHELAQRASGSAQETLQRFLVDFHSGDHMVCYDALQEAGLLPRLNQARSIAQEALYDPFTKQRLAEGIAKHLELDDTAAYAEAERWLIKLERQLMLIPIKQRLIDGRMADFSRLSAARYRYQTEMRGRRPEQVKAYLDKAARIHAGHSFADLMHEDGMQILSPVVEMYYGTDSLSRPRRQRSTVDLSIAESNTAVDIEDAKEEIRRRNLNVLTPQRAARFVERHLPEKGASISTEHMHVTVEDDLLDLLAVLAFDRGPATGSHRSIRWRIQTVRGDLGTEPERIPRDAEADRLVERFTLERLS, encoded by the coding sequence ATGGCCCTCATGTCGGATGAAAACAAATCATCTCTGGGCGCCAAGCTCGCCCCTCTGCTCAACGGCGGATTCTTCCGCCCGTTGAGCCGTCCGACTGCCGCCATTTATATCGATTGCGCCGACCGCCTCGTGGAAGCCGCCGATGAAGGCGGCCAGATCCCGCACGATGAAGCCCGCCTGCTCATCCGTGAGGTCATCATGCAGCATCCGGATATCCAATTGGCCGAAGACGAAGGCGGCCAGTTCCAAAATCTCAATCTCCGCGCCGGCCAGTTCTTTAATAAACTCATCGAAGCCCATTGGCTGCAACCGCGCCGCGTGAGCCTTGATGAATACTACGTCCTCATCGCCCCGCCTTTGCGCCGTCTGCTGCGTGTGCTGCGTGAACTCGGTGAAGACCGCCCCGCTGAACTAAAAGACTTCGCCGTCACCTTGCGTTCCATCTGCAAAGAAATCCTGAGCGATAACGCGCTCGATCCGAATCGCCTTGGCCCCGAAGAGATGCGCAAGACGGTGAAAGACCTCATCGACCGCGCCGGTCGTGCCGATGACCAGATGCACGCCGTGGAATCACTCGTGCTCCAGCACGAACTCGCCCAGCGCGCCAGCGGTTCCGCGCAAGAGACGTTGCAACGCTTCCTCGTCGATTTCCATTCCGGCGATCACATGGTCTGCTACGACGCCTTGCAAGAGGCAGGTTTGCTCCCGCGCTTGAATCAGGCCCGCAGCATCGCGCAGGAAGCTCTCTACGATCCCTTCACTAAACAGCGTCTCGCGGAAGGCATCGCCAAGCATCTGGAACTGGATGACACCGCTGCTTACGCCGAGGCCGAACGCTGGCTCATCAAGCTGGAGCGCCAACTCATGCTCATCCCCATCAAGCAACGCTTGATCGATGGTCGCATGGCCGATTTCAGCCGCCTCTCCGCCGCCCGCTATCGTTACCAGACGGAGATGCGTGGTCGCCGCCCCGAGCAGGTGAAAGCGTATCTGGATAAAGCCGCGCGCATTCATGCGGGCCATTCCTTCGCCGATCTCATGCACGAGGACGGCATGCAGATCCTCTCGCCCGTGGTGGAGATGTATTACGGCACCGATTCCCTTTCTCGTCCACGCCGTCAACGCTCCACCGTGGATCTCAGCATTGCCGAGAGTAACACAGCAGTGGACATCGAAGACGCGAAGGAAGAGATCCGCCGCCGCAATTTGAACGTGCTGACGCCGCAACGCGCCGCCCGCTTCGTCGAGCGTCATCTTCCGGAGAAAGGCGCGAGCATCTCCACGGAGCACATGCACGTGACGGTGGAAGATGATTTGTTAGACCTGCTCGCTGTACTCGCCTTTGATCGCGGTCCCGCCACGGGTTCGCATCGCTCCATCCGTTGGCGCATCCAGACCGTGCGCGGTGATCTCGGCACGGAACCCGAACGCATCCCGCGCGATGCCGAGGCCGATCGCCTCGTTGAACGCTTTACCCTCGAAAGGCTTTCCTGA
- a CDS encoding DUF4194 domain-containing protein, producing the protein MPLPWPSFWQHIREDDRPAISDILSTLLAHGALIGDAGRDRELYLLAREYQKDLGEYLAPLHLELVPDPDRPIFQLRPVPGDCGLMARFNKAETLLILTLWRIYHDTRMESTVEAVVVTTNEIWHKLNLYFEQMEPPKEAQLRDMLGKLRNRRLVRVQWHEDPNRFGDSQIEILPTLPRVIPFENLAAWEQQASGHQPSPGAPEPTLPLEEA; encoded by the coding sequence ATGCCCCTGCCCTGGCCCTCATTCTGGCAGCACATCCGCGAGGATGATCGCCCCGCCATCTCGGATATCCTCTCCACGCTGCTCGCCCACGGCGCGCTCATCGGCGATGCTGGCCGCGATCGCGAGCTCTACCTGCTCGCACGCGAATATCAGAAAGACCTCGGCGAATACCTCGCGCCCTTGCATCTGGAACTCGTGCCCGACCCTGACCGTCCTATTTTCCAACTCCGCCCCGTGCCCGGCGATTGCGGCCTGATGGCGCGTTTCAATAAGGCCGAGACGCTGCTCATTCTCACACTCTGGCGCATCTATCACGACACGCGCATGGAATCGACCGTCGAAGCCGTCGTGGTGACCACGAACGAAATCTGGCACAAGCTCAACCTTTACTTCGAGCAGATGGAACCGCCCAAGGAAGCTCAACTCCGCGACATGCTCGGCAAGCTCCGTAACCGCCGCCTCGTCCGTGTGCAATGGCACGAAGACCCAAACCGCTTCGGCGATTCCCAGATCGAGATCTTGCCAACGCTCCCGCGCGTGATTCCATTCGAGAATCTCGCCGCTTGGGAACAGCAGGCCAGCGGTCACCAACCTTCACCCGGTGCGCCTGAGCCCACCTTGCCTTTGGAGGAAGCATGA
- a CDS encoding DUF1501 domain-containing protein produces the protein MKPVSKDPLHEVTRRHFFSRCGMGLGSIALAGLLGGNKASAEGLKLKNPLAPKEPHFTPKAKNVIFMFMAGGPSQLDLFDYKPKLVDLNGQPIPQSFIEGKRFAFMDSSHRTNLLGTRREFKQHGKSGMWVSDLMPHTGSIVDDITMVKSCATNLFNHAPAKLFMNTGSGIFGRPSMGSWVTYGIGSESNDLPGFVVLQSGPRGPRGGSVNWASGFLPSTYQGVPLRGQGEPILNLNRPLGISPERQRRTIDAVRDLNFKRLVETGDDEIATRISAYEMAYRMQTSGPELIDISGESKATLDMYGIDPYKPSFARNCLLARRLVERGTRFVQLYHTNWDSHGGPNENLQEDFERVTKEVDQGGAALVKDLKARGLLDDTLVIWGGEFGRTPMGEVREKTGRNHHIDAFTMWFAGGGVKQGYVLGETDELGFNAVHDKAHVHDLHATILHLLGLEHTKLTFRFQGRDFRLTDVEGEILHKMLA, from the coding sequence ATGAAGCCCGTGTCTAAAGATCCATTGCATGAAGTTACCCGGCGGCATTTCTTCAGCCGTTGCGGAATGGGGCTTGGTTCCATCGCGCTGGCTGGTTTGCTGGGTGGAAATAAGGCATCGGCAGAAGGGTTAAAACTCAAGAATCCTTTAGCGCCGAAGGAACCGCATTTCACGCCCAAGGCGAAGAATGTCATCTTCATGTTCATGGCGGGCGGGCCTTCACAGCTCGATTTGTTTGATTACAAGCCGAAGCTGGTGGATCTGAACGGGCAGCCGATCCCGCAATCGTTCATTGAGGGAAAACGGTTTGCGTTCATGGACAGCAGCCATCGTACGAACCTGTTGGGCACGCGACGCGAGTTCAAACAGCACGGCAAGAGCGGTATGTGGGTGTCGGATCTTATGCCGCATACGGGTAGCATCGTGGATGACATCACGATGGTGAAGTCTTGCGCGACGAATCTTTTCAATCATGCACCCGCGAAGCTTTTCATGAACACGGGCTCCGGCATCTTCGGAAGGCCGAGCATGGGTTCATGGGTGACGTATGGCATTGGCAGTGAATCGAATGACTTACCTGGTTTCGTGGTGCTGCAATCTGGCCCGCGTGGCCCTCGTGGTGGTTCGGTGAATTGGGCTTCGGGCTTTCTGCCAAGCACGTATCAAGGTGTGCCTTTGCGAGGGCAGGGTGAACCGATCCTGAATTTGAACCGGCCGCTGGGCATCAGCCCCGAGAGGCAAAGACGCACGATCGATGCGGTGCGGGACTTGAATTTCAAGCGCTTGGTGGAGACGGGGGATGATGAGATCGCGACGCGCATCTCGGCCTACGAGATGGCGTATCGCATGCAGACGAGCGGGCCGGAGTTGATCGATATTTCCGGTGAATCGAAGGCGACGCTGGATATGTATGGCATTGATCCTTACAAGCCGTCGTTTGCGCGGAATTGTCTGCTGGCGCGACGTTTGGTGGAGCGGGGCACACGTTTTGTGCAGCTCTATCACACGAATTGGGACAGCCATGGCGGGCCTAATGAAAATTTGCAGGAAGATTTCGAGCGTGTGACGAAAGAGGTGGATCAAGGCGGTGCGGCTCTGGTGAAGGATTTGAAGGCGCGCGGGCTGCTGGATGATACACTTGTCATATGGGGCGGAGAGTTTGGTCGCACGCCGATGGGTGAGGTGCGTGAGAAGACGGGGCGCAATCATCATATCGATGCGTTCACGATGTGGTTCGCGGGTGGTGGCGTGAAGCAGGGTTACGTGCTGGGTGAGACGGATGAGCTGGGTTTCAACGCGGTTCATGACAAGGCGCATGTGCATGATCTGCACGCGACGATCCTGCATCTGCTCGGATTGGAGCACACGAAGCTGACGTTCCGGTTCCAAGGGCGTGACTTCCGGTTGACGGATGTGGAGGGGGAGATATTGCACAAGATGCTAGCCTAG
- a CDS encoding Gfo/Idh/MocA family oxidoreductase, producing MNKTTPSTPVTRRTFLRNGAIITAGVAALSWSARAQTNKNSKLRIYQIGVGGIGALQRKGLKDHPAVEWAGFCDVDQRELDKIQKEFPGAWTLKDYREGFSKHMANFDAVIVDTPDFHHAPMMLTALQNNKHLFGQKPLVQQLSELRMMRDALASRPNLVTQMGNQRACNTGRMQAVEMLLKNQLGRPVEAYIWTGGVERGHYFGAPWGDYGQAQAVPDYLDWNLWRGPLAADIPYSDEIAPRRWRSFWETGGGQLADWGCHLIDLLYFAYDLPSPEAVVTHTHKAANTSHTAFNQSTITYAGGGKFAREKFVVHYNDSAQQPSFAALGLPAMKVGANHTMVVCTEGTLLLQADGKITVFRKGKVVENEPLPQVEPRNHWKDWADNCLGAKKPLWTPLTIGWRITEPCLLAVKATRFPGQELRWDAPNFKFSNHDQANKDILARDYRAGFGPPQVA from the coding sequence ATGAACAAGACGACCCCTTCCACACCTGTGACGCGTCGCACTTTTTTGCGAAACGGCGCCATCATCACGGCCGGTGTTGCGGCCCTTTCCTGGTCCGCCCGCGCCCAGACGAACAAAAACAGCAAGCTGCGCATCTACCAGATCGGTGTCGGCGGCATCGGCGCTCTACAGCGCAAAGGCCTGAAAGATCACCCTGCTGTCGAATGGGCCGGCTTCTGCGATGTGGACCAGCGCGAACTCGATAAAATCCAAAAGGAATTTCCTGGCGCTTGGACCTTGAAGGATTACCGCGAAGGCTTCTCCAAACACATGGCGAACTTCGATGCCGTGATCGTCGATACTCCCGACTTCCACCACGCCCCGATGATGCTCACCGCCCTGCAAAACAATAAGCATCTCTTCGGTCAGAAACCGCTCGTGCAGCAACTCAGCGAGCTGCGGATGATGCGCGACGCCTTGGCCTCGCGCCCGAATCTCGTCACCCAGATGGGCAACCAACGCGCCTGCAATACTGGCCGTATGCAAGCCGTGGAAATGCTCTTGAAGAACCAGCTGGGTCGTCCTGTCGAAGCCTACATCTGGACCGGCGGCGTGGAGCGTGGTCATTACTTCGGTGCTCCGTGGGGTGACTATGGTCAGGCCCAAGCAGTCCCCGATTATCTCGATTGGAACCTCTGGCGCGGACCACTCGCCGCCGATATTCCTTACAGTGATGAGATCGCCCCGCGTCGTTGGCGTTCCTTCTGGGAAACCGGTGGCGGCCAGCTCGCCGACTGGGGTTGCCACCTTATCGATCTGCTCTATTTCGCCTACGACCTACCTTCACCCGAAGCCGTTGTGACCCATACGCACAAGGCTGCGAACACCAGTCACACCGCCTTCAACCAAAGTACCATCACCTACGCTGGCGGCGGCAAGTTCGCTCGTGAGAAATTCGTGGTGCATTACAACGACAGCGCGCAGCAACCCTCCTTCGCCGCCTTGGGCCTGCCCGCCATGAAAGTCGGTGCGAACCACACCATGGTCGTCTGCACTGAAGGCACGCTACTTCTCCAAGCCGATGGCAAGATCACCGTCTTCCGTAAAGGCAAGGTCGTGGAGAACGAACCCTTGCCCCAAGTCGAGCCACGCAACCACTGGAAAGACTGGGCGGACAACTGCCTCGGCGCTAAGAAACCGCTGTGGACCCCACTTACCATCGGCTGGCGCATCACCGAGCCGTGCCTGCTCGCCGTGAAAGCCACGCGCTTCCCGGGGCAAGAACTCCGCTGGGATGCCCCGAACTTCAAATTCTCCAACCACGACCAGGCGAACAAAGACATCCTCGCCCGCGACTACCGCGCCGGCTTCGGCCCCCCGCAAGTCGCCTAA